The Staphylococcus sp. KG4-3 genome has a window encoding:
- a CDS encoding hemolysin family protein codes for MVIGIIILLFASFFFSGSETALTAANRMKIQTDAQEGNKKAGKLSKLLTKPSEFITAILIGNNIANIILPTLVTILAVDLGLNVGIATAVTTVVIIVISEVIPKSIAATYPDRISRLVYTPISFFVFIFKPITKILNGITDAINRFLSKGQEEQQRYSKEEIRQMVTIAGSEGAFNEMERNRIQGVMDFEQLKITDIDTTPRINVTAFPSDISYEETYETVVSNPYTRYPVYGKDIDQVIGIFHSKYLLAWSREPENDILKYTSEPLFVNEHNRAEWVLRKMTVSRKHLAIVLDEYGGTEAIVSHEDLIEEMLGMEIEDEMDEEENEKLEEQMKAYNKNNI; via the coding sequence ATGGTTATTGGTATAATCATACTTTTGTTTGCCTCATTTTTCTTTTCGGGAAGTGAAACCGCATTAACTGCTGCAAACAGGATGAAAATACAAACAGATGCTCAAGAGGGAAATAAAAAAGCGGGAAAATTATCAAAATTATTAACAAAACCAAGTGAATTTATCACGGCGATACTGATTGGGAATAATATCGCGAATATTATTTTACCTACGTTAGTTACAATATTAGCAGTAGACTTGGGTTTAAATGTTGGGATCGCAACTGCAGTAACAACAGTAGTTATCATTGTTATTTCAGAAGTTATTCCTAAGTCAATTGCAGCTACATATCCAGATAGAATTTCACGTTTAGTGTATACACCTATATCGTTTTTCGTCTTTATATTTAAACCAATCACTAAAATTCTAAATGGTATAACAGATGCAATTAACCGATTTTTATCTAAAGGACAGGAAGAGCAACAACGTTATTCAAAGGAAGAGATTAGACAGATGGTTACCATTGCAGGTAGCGAAGGCGCGTTTAATGAAATGGAGCGTAATCGTATTCAAGGGGTTATGGATTTTGAGCAATTAAAGATTACAGACATTGATACAACCCCACGCATAAATGTTACTGCATTTCCTTCAGATATTTCGTATGAAGAAACTTATGAGACTGTAGTTTCTAATCCATATACACGTTATCCTGTATATGGTAAAGATATTGATCAAGTTATAGGTATTTTTCATTCTAAATATTTATTAGCATGGAGCCGTGAACCTGAGAATGATATTTTAAAATATACATCGGAACCCTTATTTGTAAATGAGCATAATCGTGCTGAATGGGTGTTGAGAAAAATGACAGTTTCACGTAAACATTTAGCCATTGTTTTAGATGAGTACGGTGGTACGGAAGCTATTGTTTCTCACGAAGACCTTATTGAAGAAATGTTAGGTATGGAAATAGAAGACGAGATGGATGAAGAAGAAAATGAAAAACTAGAGGAACAAATGAAAGCGTACAATAAAAATAATATATGA
- a CDS encoding nitronate monooxygenase family protein — protein sequence MELSSRVTKLLNIKYPIIQAGMAGSTTPELVATVSNSGGLGTIGAGYFSAERLEKEITYVQQLTDLPYSVNLFVPSEKLFIPEKVEHMNAWLKPYRRALNIDEPIVNINEKQQFEDAIDIVIEKGVPVVSFTFGIPEQSILTRLKERNIKVIGTATSVEEAIANESAGMDAIIAQGSEAGGHRGAFTETSSNLTPLIGTMSLIPQIVDQVSIPVVAAGGIMDGRGLVASMILGAEGIQMGTAFLTSEESGASQLYKNAIQHSKETDTVVTNVFTGKSARGIDNEFIHKMSEYNEDIPDYPIQNQLTSAIRKEAAREGNAQWTHLWSGQSPRLAQYSSASLLMERIVQQANQLLNQ from the coding sequence ATGGAATTATCGTCTAGAGTTACTAAATTATTAAATATTAAATATCCAATTATACAAGCTGGCATGGCAGGATCGACCACACCTGAATTAGTCGCGACAGTGAGTAATAGTGGAGGATTAGGAACGATTGGCGCAGGATATTTTAGTGCAGAACGACTGGAAAAAGAAATCACTTATGTCCAACAATTAACTGATTTACCATATTCAGTGAATTTGTTTGTGCCTAGTGAGAAGTTATTTATTCCTGAAAAAGTAGAGCACATGAATGCTTGGTTAAAACCATATCGCAGGGCATTAAATATAGATGAGCCTATTGTTAATATAAATGAGAAACAGCAGTTTGAAGATGCGATCGATATCGTGATTGAAAAAGGTGTGCCTGTAGTATCGTTTACATTTGGCATTCCTGAACAATCAATACTTACCAGATTAAAAGAAAGAAATATTAAAGTTATAGGAACGGCTACAAGTGTGGAGGAAGCGATTGCAAATGAAAGTGCAGGTATGGATGCTATCATAGCTCAGGGCAGTGAGGCAGGTGGACATAGGGGAGCTTTTACAGAAACGTCCAGCAATCTTACCCCTCTCATAGGTACGATGTCACTCATACCTCAAATTGTCGACCAGGTGAGTATACCTGTCGTTGCAGCAGGTGGTATTATGGATGGTAGAGGTTTGGTCGCTAGTATGATTTTAGGTGCTGAAGGTATACAAATGGGGACGGCATTTTTAACATCGGAGGAAAGCGGTGCAAGCCAACTTTATAAAAACGCAATCCAACATAGTAAAGAAACGGATACTGTAGTTACAAATGTCTTTACTGGAAAATCTGCGAGAGGCATAGATAATGAGTTTATCCATAAGATGAGTGAATACAATGAAGATATCCCAGATTACCCTATACAAAATCAATTGACTAGCGCAATTCGCAAAGAAGCGGCTAGAGAAGGTAATGCTCAGTGGACACATTTATGGAGTGGTCAAAGCCCTAGATTAGCACAATATTCGTCGGCATCATTACTGATGGAACGTATTGTCCAACAAGCAAACCAACTATTGAATCAGTGA
- a CDS encoding DUF72 domain-containing protein, with the protein MINIGLTGWGDHDSLYEDLQRKTDKLTTYASHFPIVELDATYYAIQPERNIRKWIKETPERFKFIVKIHQALTLHADYHDFADTRQTLVEQFKMMLQPLKDENKLAMVLVQFPPWFDCTVQNITYIRYIRAQLEAFPVCVEFRHQSWFNESFKEETLSFLTQQDIIHAVCDEPQVGQGSVPMVNRITNETAFVRYHGRNVHGWTKKDMMDDEWREVRYLYNYSEQELKALIDKVKVLEHKAKDIYVVFNNNSGGHAASNAKTYQRLLGIDYQGLAPQQLKLF; encoded by the coding sequence ATGATAAATATAGGGTTAACAGGTTGGGGGGACCATGATTCGTTGTATGAAGACTTGCAGCGTAAGACGGATAAATTAACTACATATGCAAGCCATTTTCCAATTGTAGAATTGGACGCAACGTATTATGCAATTCAACCTGAGAGAAATATTAGAAAATGGATAAAAGAAACACCTGAAAGATTTAAATTTATAGTGAAAATACATCAAGCATTAACTTTGCATGCAGACTATCATGACTTTGCTGATACAAGGCAAACTTTAGTAGAGCAATTTAAAATGATGCTTCAACCATTAAAAGATGAGAATAAACTTGCGATGGTGTTGGTACAATTTCCACCTTGGTTTGATTGTACTGTTCAGAATATAACTTATATTCGCTATATCCGCGCACAATTGGAAGCATTTCCTGTATGTGTAGAATTTAGACACCAATCTTGGTTTAATGAGTCTTTTAAAGAAGAAACATTGTCATTCTTAACACAGCAAGATATCATTCATGCAGTATGTGATGAACCTCAAGTTGGTCAGGGTTCTGTACCGATGGTTAACCGCATTACAAATGAAACTGCATTTGTACGGTACCATGGAAGAAATGTACATGGATGGACTAAAAAAGATATGATGGATGATGAATGGAGAGAAGTAAGATATTTATATAATTATAGTGAACAAGAATTAAAAGCTTTAATTGATAAAGTAAAAGTACTAGAACATAAAGCCAAAGATATTTACGTCGTTTTTAATAATAATTCTGGTGGACATGCAGCCTCCAATGCTAAAACCTATCAACGTTTATTGGGCATAGATTATCAAGGTTTAGCGCCACAACAATTAAAATTATTTTAG
- a CDS encoding sulfite exporter TauE/SafE family protein, with protein sequence MLTVILLILIGGFSAILGSLVGIGGGIIIVPTLVYLGVDHDLLEGITPQVAIGTSSVILIVTGLSSTLGYLKTKQVDVKNGSIFLFGLLPGALIGSVISRYLTLASFNLYFGLFLILVASLLVIRKKIRPLKIFAKAKYERSYIDGYGKQYFYHVPPLISFIATLFIGILTGLLGIGGGALMTPLMLIVFRFPPHVAVGTSMMMIFFSSVMSSVGHIAQGHVAWLYAIVLVFASYFGAKIGVKINHSVKSETVVILLRTVMLIMGIYLIIKSFL encoded by the coding sequence ATGTTAACAGTAATATTATTGATTTTAATTGGCGGTTTTTCAGCAATTTTAGGATCATTAGTTGGTATTGGTGGAGGTATAATCATTGTACCTACGCTGGTTTATTTAGGTGTTGATCATGATTTACTTGAAGGTATAACGCCTCAAGTCGCTATAGGTACTTCATCAGTTATATTAATAGTAACTGGACTATCTTCAACGTTGGGATACTTAAAAACAAAACAAGTTGATGTGAAAAATGGCTCGATATTTTTATTTGGTTTGCTACCTGGGGCGTTGATTGGATCTGTAATAAGCCGTTACTTAACATTAGCATCTTTTAACTTGTATTTTGGTTTGTTTTTAATATTAGTAGCAAGTTTGCTTGTAATACGAAAGAAAATAAGGCCATTAAAAATATTTGCTAAAGCAAAGTACGAACGGAGCTATATTGATGGTTATGGTAAGCAATATTTTTATCATGTGCCACCCTTAATTTCTTTTATAGCAACATTATTTATTGGCATATTAACAGGGTTACTAGGTATAGGTGGTGGCGCATTAATGACACCGCTAATGTTAATTGTATTTAGGTTCCCGCCACATGTGGCGGTTGGTACAAGCATGATGATGATCTTCTTTTCTAGTGTTATGAGTTCAGTAGGTCATATTGCACAAGGTCATGTGGCTTGGTTATATGCAATTGTTCTAGTATTTGCAAGTTATTTCGGTGCGAAGATTGGCGTGAAAATTAATCATTCGGTAAAATCAGAGACTGTTGTAATATTGTTGCGTACAGTAATGTTAATTATGGGTATATATTTAATAATTAAATCATTTTTATAA
- a CDS encoding bifunctional UDP-sugar hydrolase/5'-nucleotidase, with product MKLTIYHTNDIHSHLHEYARITKYLTQKRSKLKHHSLYLDIGDHVDLSAPVTEATMGIKNVELLNMAHCDIATIGNNEGMTISHDALNTLYDNATFDVTCANVFDEHGHLPHNMSSSFIKVIDGVRILFIAATAPFTPFYRALDWIVTNPLEAIKDEIKANEGAYDLLVIMSHVGVFFDEKLCQEIPEIDLILGSHTHHYFENGEINNGVLMAAAGKYGHFLGEVTLEIENNNIIKKQAILHPLDKLPEVETHFDEEGKMLLNDSVIDRPISLPRKTDTITQTAHILAESIFEFTNADCTIINAGLIVNGIEAERLTEYDIHQMLPHPINAVRIRLSGRELKNIIIKSQKQEYLNEHAQGLGFRGNIFGGYILYNLGFIESESRYFINGELINDDETYILGTIDMYTFGRYFPTLKDQSIDYLMPEFLRDIFKEKLLEY from the coding sequence ATGAAATTAACAATTTATCACACAAATGACATACATAGTCACTTACATGAATATGCACGAATTACAAAGTATTTGACTCAAAAGAGATCAAAACTAAAACATCATTCACTATATTTAGATATTGGCGACCATGTTGACCTTTCGGCGCCTGTCACTGAAGCAACTATGGGGATAAAAAACGTCGAATTATTAAATATGGCGCATTGCGATATCGCTACTATTGGCAATAATGAAGGTATGACTATTTCTCATGATGCATTAAATACTTTATATGACAATGCAACATTCGATGTCACTTGTGCGAATGTCTTTGATGAACATGGGCATTTACCCCATAATATGTCATCATCATTCATAAAAGTTATAGACGGAGTACGCATACTATTTATTGCGGCTACTGCTCCATTCACTCCTTTTTATCGTGCTTTAGACTGGATTGTGACAAATCCTTTAGAAGCAATTAAAGATGAAATAAAAGCTAATGAAGGTGCTTATGATTTACTTGTGATTATGAGCCATGTTGGTGTATTCTTTGACGAAAAATTATGCCAAGAAATTCCAGAAATTGATTTGATTTTAGGTAGTCATACACACCACTATTTTGAAAATGGTGAGATTAACAATGGTGTTCTGATGGCTGCAGCAGGAAAATATGGGCATTTTTTAGGGGAAGTCACACTAGAAATTGAAAATAATAACATAATTAAAAAACAAGCAATACTCCATCCACTCGACAAATTACCAGAAGTTGAGACTCATTTTGATGAAGAAGGGAAAATGTTGTTAAATGATTCAGTGATTGATCGACCAATTTCTTTACCTAGAAAAACAGATACCATTACTCAAACAGCTCATATCTTAGCAGAAAGTATTTTTGAATTTACGAATGCAGACTGTACAATTATTAACGCAGGACTCATCGTAAACGGCATAGAGGCAGAGCGATTAACGGAGTATGATATACATCAGATGTTACCTCACCCTATTAACGCAGTCCGTATTAGATTAAGTGGGCGAGAGTTGAAAAATATAATAATCAAAAGTCAAAAACAAGAATATCTTAATGAACATGCCCAAGGCCTGGGTTTTAGAGGTAATATTTTTGGTGGCTATATTTTATATAATTTAGGATTTATTGAGTCTGAATCACGTTACTTTATAAATGGTGAATTAATAAATGATGATGAAACGTATATATTAGGAACGATAGATATGTATACGTTTGGACGCTATTTTCCTACTTTAAAAGATCAGTCTATAGATTACTTGATGCCAGAGTTTTTAAGAGATATTTTTAAAGAAAAATTATTGGAATATTAA
- the lipA gene encoding lipoyl synthase → MATKNEEILRKPDWLKIKLNTNENYTGLKKMMREKNLHTVCEEAKCPNIHECWGERRTATFMILGAVCTRACRFCAVKTGLPNELDLDEPERVAESVELMNLKHVVITAVARDDLRDAGSNVYAETVRKVRERNPFTSIEILPSDMGGDYDALETLMASKPDILNHNIETVRRLTPRVRARATYDRTLEFLRRSKELQPDIPTKSSLMVGLGETHEEIYETMDDLRANDVDILTIGQYLQPSRKHLKVEKYYTPLEFGKLRKVAMDKGFKHCQAGPLVRSSYHADEQVNEAAKEKHRIGEEQLGTEIGKHLNK, encoded by the coding sequence ATGGCTACTAAAAATGAAGAGATTTTACGTAAACCAGATTGGTTGAAAATAAAGCTAAATACTAACGAAAACTACACTGGTCTTAAGAAAATGATGCGCGAAAAGAATTTACATACAGTTTGCGAAGAAGCAAAGTGTCCAAATATACATGAATGTTGGGGAGAACGTCGTACAGCTACGTTTATGATTTTAGGTGCAGTTTGTACACGTGCATGTCGTTTCTGTGCAGTTAAAACAGGACTTCCAAATGAATTAGATTTAGATGAGCCAGAACGCGTGGCTGAATCTGTAGAATTAATGAATTTAAAACACGTTGTTATTACAGCTGTGGCTCGTGATGACTTAAGAGATGCAGGATCAAATGTATACGCTGAAACTGTACGTAAAGTACGTGAGCGTAATCCTTTCACATCTATAGAAATCTTGCCTTCAGATATGGGTGGAGACTATGATGCTTTAGAAACTTTAATGGCGTCAAAACCAGACATTTTAAACCATAATATCGAAACAGTCCGCCGTTTGACACCGAGAGTTCGTGCTAGAGCAACTTATGATCGTACATTAGAGTTCTTAAGACGTTCTAAAGAGTTACAACCTGATATCCCAACAAAATCAAGTCTTATGGTTGGATTAGGTGAAACACACGAGGAAATCTATGAAACAATGGATGACCTACGAGCTAATGATGTTGATATTTTAACGATTGGTCAATATTTGCAACCTTCACGTAAACATTTAAAAGTTGAAAAATATTATACACCATTAGAATTTGGTAAATTAAGAAAAGTAGCAATGGATAAAGGATTTAAACATTGCCAAGCAGGACCACTTGTAAGAAGTTCATATCATGCCGACGAGCAAGTAAATGAAGCGGCTAAAGAAAAACACCGTATTGGTGAAGAGCAACTTGGTACAGAAATCGGTAAGCATTTAAATAAATAA
- a CDS encoding YutD family protein, producing MIKLNGQFFEIIEDYRECFDEETFVNRYSDILDKYDFIVGDFGYDQLRLKGFYKDSNKKAELSKRFSTIQDYLLEYCNFGCPYFILRRIPEAEMKNYVESNDIVETDFEEDKLHDVKIKPSIQDTEQ from the coding sequence ATGATAAAGTTAAATGGACAATTTTTTGAAATCATAGAAGATTATAGAGAATGTTTTGATGAAGAAACATTTGTCAATCGCTATTCAGATATATTAGATAAGTATGATTTTATTGTTGGAGATTTTGGTTATGATCAACTTAGGTTAAAAGGTTTTTATAAAGATTCTAATAAGAAAGCCGAATTAAGCAAACGCTTCTCAACAATTCAAGATTATTTATTAGAATATTGTAATTTTGGTTGCCCGTACTTTATATTAAGACGTATTCCAGAAGCAGAAATGAAAAATTATGTAGAGTCAAATGACATAGTTGAAACAGATTTTGAAGAAGATAAGTTGCATGATGTTAAAATAAAGCCTAGTATTCAAGATACTGAACAATAA
- a CDS encoding DUF3055 domain-containing protein, producing MIDMYLYDDDESAQVQFVGFVGEHSRYDLMLVQTNRHFGKTIVLNMQTNQFGIIGTDDLEEEGYIAHILGVNEDEGNEISEYLNEVIQ from the coding sequence GTGATTGATATGTATCTTTATGATGATGATGAATCTGCTCAGGTGCAATTTGTTGGTTTTGTTGGTGAACATAGTCGCTACGACCTAATGTTAGTCCAAACTAATCGTCATTTCGGTAAAACGATTGTATTAAATATGCAAACGAATCAATTCGGTATAATAGGTACCGACGATTTAGAAGAAGAAGGTTATATTGCCCACATCTTAGGAGTTAATGAAGACGAAGGCAATGAAATTTCAGAATACCTTAATGAAGTGATTCAATAA
- a CDS encoding DUF86 domain-containing protein has protein sequence MYFVNKDQLNTKLNYLQQLIEDYPQNKKNVYAFERIAQMFIESAVDIGNMIIDGFILRDPGNYRDVIDILALEKVISEDTQNQINKTVDVRKQFVHYYDELDTVKLVPLFDESVSYYQTYVEEVIQFLKSEDVPVTAFGKKGE, from the coding sequence ATGTATTTCGTGAATAAAGATCAATTAAATACAAAATTAAATTACTTGCAACAACTTATTGAAGATTATCCGCAAAACAAAAAGAATGTTTATGCGTTCGAACGTATAGCACAAATGTTTATTGAATCAGCAGTAGACATTGGAAACATGATTATTGATGGTTTTATCTTAAGAGACCCAGGAAATTATAGAGACGTAATAGATATCTTAGCTTTGGAAAAAGTGATTTCAGAAGATACACAAAATCAAATCAATAAAACTGTAGATGTTAGAAAACAATTTGTTCATTATTATGATGAACTTGATACCGTTAAATTAGTACCACTTTTTGATGAATCGGTATCTTATTATCAAACATATGTAGAAGAAGTTATACAATTTTTAAAGAGTGAAGATGTACCTGTAACTGCATTTGGCAAAAAAGGAGAATAA
- a CDS encoding TIGR01457 family HAD-type hydrolase, whose amino-acid sequence MKKYQAYLIDLDGTLYKGDEHIDGASQFISYLNQNKIPHLYVTNNSTKDPEEVAAKLNKMGLVAQADEVVTSALATAEYIAEESPGASVYMLGGSGLKHALTEKGLVVKEDEFVDYVVVGLDEAVTYEKLATATLGVRNGAKFISTNQDVSIPKERGFLPGNGAITSVVTVSTGVQPTFIGKPEPIIMKKALDILGLERSEVAMVGDLYDTDIMSGINVNIDTIHVQTGVTTKEEIGQKPVPPTYTFKDLNEVIKELES is encoded by the coding sequence ATGAAAAAATATCAAGCTTACCTAATTGATTTGGATGGTACTTTATATAAAGGTGATGAACATATAGATGGCGCGTCTCAATTTATATCATATTTAAATCAAAACAAAATTCCACATTTATATGTGACTAATAATTCTACCAAAGATCCAGAAGAAGTAGCTGCAAAGTTAAATAAAATGGGATTAGTCGCACAAGCTGATGAGGTGGTTACATCAGCGCTAGCTACTGCAGAATATATTGCTGAGGAATCTCCAGGAGCAAGTGTATATATGCTAGGTGGTAGCGGGCTGAAACATGCGTTAACAGAGAAAGGATTAGTAGTTAAAGAAGATGAATTTGTAGATTATGTTGTTGTTGGTTTAGATGAAGCCGTTACCTATGAAAAATTAGCAACTGCTACTCTAGGGGTGCGTAATGGTGCGAAATTTATTTCAACTAACCAAGATGTATCTATACCAAAGGAACGTGGATTTTTACCTGGAAATGGCGCGATTACAAGCGTGGTCACAGTATCAACCGGCGTTCAACCCACATTTATCGGTAAACCAGAACCAATTATTATGAAAAAAGCGTTAGACATTTTAGGATTAGAGCGCTCAGAGGTTGCGATGGTCGGTGACTTATACGACACAGATATTATGTCGGGTATCAATGTGAATATTGATACGATTCATGTACAAACGGGTGTAACAACCAAAGAAGAAATTGGACAGAAGCCAGTGCCTCCGACATATACATTTAAAGATTTAAATGAGGTTATCAAAGAACTCGAGAGTTAG
- a CDS encoding D-glycerate dehydrogenase, whose translation MEKIIVSRSIPQPFIDQLEAIAQVEMWDESLIPMPREQFLESIKDATACLITLSEKIDSEVIKAASKLKVIANMAVGFDNIDVPLVNSKGITVTNTPGVLTETTAELGFTLMLTVARRIVEAEKYVQNGEWQSWGPYLFAGKDLSNANVGIYGMGEIGKAFARRLKGFDTKIMYHNRSRNKDTEKALGALYVPFDTLLEHSDFIICTAPLTEETRNKFNAQAFEKMKNDAIFINIGRGAVVDEEALVFALQNRQIAACGLDVLREEPIDMAHPLLSMDNAVIVPHIGSASVITRNRMIQLCVDNIRLVLNNQRAKTPVTVK comes from the coding sequence ATGGAAAAAATCATTGTAAGTAGAAGTATTCCACAACCATTTATAGATCAATTAGAGGCTATTGCACAAGTTGAAATGTGGGATGAGTCTTTAATACCAATGCCAAGAGAGCAATTTCTAGAGTCTATTAAAGATGCAACTGCTTGTTTGATTACTTTAAGTGAAAAAATAGATAGTGAAGTTATCAAAGCTGCTTCAAAATTAAAAGTGATTGCTAATATGGCAGTTGGTTTTGATAATATAGATGTACCCCTTGTAAATAGTAAAGGGATTACTGTAACTAATACACCTGGTGTACTTACTGAAACAACTGCAGAACTTGGATTTACATTAATGTTAACAGTAGCTAGACGTATTGTGGAAGCTGAAAAGTATGTTCAAAATGGAGAGTGGCAAAGTTGGGGTCCATACTTGTTTGCCGGAAAAGATTTGTCTAATGCCAATGTAGGAATATATGGTATGGGTGAGATTGGCAAGGCATTTGCAAGAAGATTAAAAGGTTTTGATACTAAGATAATGTATCATAATAGATCTAGAAATAAAGATACTGAAAAAGCACTTGGTGCATTGTACGTTCCTTTTGATACTTTGCTTGAACATAGTGATTTTATTATTTGTACTGCACCGCTTACAGAAGAAACTAGAAATAAATTTAATGCTCAAGCATTTGAAAAAATGAAAAATGATGCTATTTTTATAAATATAGGACGAGGTGCTGTCGTAGATGAAGAGGCACTTGTATTTGCATTACAAAACAGACAGATTGCAGCTTGTGGACTAGATGTTCTGCGTGAAGAGCCTATAGACATGGCACACCCTTTATTATCGATGGATAATGCGGTTATCGTCCCACATATTGGAAGCGCATCTGTTATAACTAGAAATCGTATGATTCAATTATGTGTTGATAATATAAGATTAGTATTAAACAATCAACGAGCTAAAACACCAGTCACTGTAAAATAA
- a CDS encoding teichoic acid D-Ala incorporation-associated protein DltX has product MRKEMENTTKYQKIKPWLLTLLYFAIFIALYLIYGSGDTHNNFIYNEF; this is encoded by the coding sequence ATGCGTAAAGAGATGGAAAATACAACGAAATATCAAAAAATTAAACCATGGTTATTAACGCTTTTATATTTTGCAATATTTATAGCACTGTATTTAATTTATGGTTCTGGAGATACGCATAATAACTTTATTTATAATGAATTTTAG